The Pungitius pungitius chromosome 13, fPunPun2.1, whole genome shotgun sequence genome includes the window tattatgctCTGAAATTGTACAGTTTTAGGGAAATATCGACATAGTTATAGTCCAAATTCTGGGCTACAATATACCTCAGCCATGTATCTTACTCTACTTTAGTGATATATTGTGAACATTTTGAAGATCATCACTGGATGAGATTATCTATTGAGCAGTAATCCGGATcccttttttaataaatgatctGATGGCCATCACAGTTCAGTCCCCACGTCCTGGAAACATACGATTAGACGTTGAACCTCACCTTGTCCTCTTGGCTGCGGAAATAGTACAAGGTTTTGCCGATCAGAGCGCACCAAACCCGCTTGGAGTAGCCGTGCTTCACCTGCAAACACACGTTTCACTGAAGATGGAGAAACTAAAGCCACACAACTGCAGAAAAGATATAGAAATCTAGGGGAAGAACTAAGTTGTTgatgtttatgttttattaaagttaaatttTGAGATGTCATTTGAAAGGACCTTGACGAGCAGTCCCTTCATGCCGGGACGAATATCCGGCTGGGTGAAGAGCGGACTGGCGGCCTTCACCCTGAGCACGCTCTGCAGCACCCGGAGCCACTCCTCCAGCAGGTTGGGGGAGTCGGCCTTCAGGTAGTACACGCGCTTACCCGTCATCACCTGCGGTGGCCGCGGTGACAGGAAACAGCGGCAGAGGGTTGGTGCAGGACGGGGCAATTCTGTGAGACGGTATTGGATGATGGACGAAGAGCAGTACGTACCTGGAGGACTTGTTTTCCGTCTCCACGGGcgatgctgctggtggtgttgaCCTCGATCTGACCCTGAGGCTTCCTGATCACGTCGCTCTGTTGGAGGATGAGAAAGTAAACACTCGTACCTCAGTACCACAGGAAGACACCACAGTACCATAGCGaggcatttaaaacaaaaaaagcattgaaaATGAAGAGATAGTGTATAAAACACACAGGTGAGTTGTAGTAGAGTAGCTCTCCGTCTTTGAGGACGAACCAGCGTCTCTTCCAAGTTTTCTTCCAGGTCTTCACCATCTTCAACAGGTAGCCTGACTTCTCCATTGgttcctgcagagacacaacgCGGTTCAGTCCCATGTAGTGGAGGAGGGAAGACAGAACTCCATGTCCATCTATACTGAAGAGTTGAATCTAAAACAGATCAAGGTTGTCGTACTGCTTTATTTCACAAGAGGAcgaattacacatttttttgttgtttttgaaagccattttgttatttaatttcCTTGTCCCCTTTCctgggaaaaagaaagaaaataagatTCCAATCAACCTCACAAAATAATGTTCTGTATTCTCATTTGGTAGCAGGTAGATCTACAGAAGTTGTGTTGAGGCCACAGGTTGTAAATAACACGTGGAAGTAGGTGCTTCCTGTTGGTTTGAGGACTGACATCGTGAAGCCTTTAGTTCAGCGATTTCGCAGCTACCACCTCGGCTTTTTGTAACCAGTGAAGGGAAGTGACAGTATATGACTATGCTAGCTACCTGTCACATTAACCACCACCTTAATACTCTTTATGTGTGTCACCTCAATTTACAacatgaacatcatgctgtataaGTCATGAAACTAGAGAACTTACACTCATGTGTACAAcgtttactgaggaaataaatcaagacataagtagagtcattttctcatatttCCATATGAagatgtatgtatgaatgtatagacttctatacaattaCACTTCTTTTAGCACTCCGAGGAGTGACCCCTGCTGGTCAATAGAGAGAATGCAAGTTTAAGGCACTTTGGCAGGATGAGGCCACTTGGGTGACCATTtccgtcaacacacacacacacacacacacacacacacacggtaactCACGCTCCTGCCGTTGTCGCTGGCCGAGGAGCAGGTCTTGGGAAGCTTCTGCTCTGGTTCGGGGCACTCTGTGTCTGTGGAGTAGGCATCGGGGGGGATGGCGTAGTCGCTCTCTGACGTCATCGAGGACATGGACACGGCTGGAGGAGGACAAGCAGAGTTGAAGCCTCATCGTGTCGGTGCAGTGGTCAACACCCTGGGGCCGTGGGGCTTCACCTCTCTTGAGGGAGCGCGGGCTGCCGTCCTtgcgggagctggaggaggcgcgggagctgcagagggagccgtcctcctcccccgagCTGGACGACTCCTCGGAGCTGGACGACTCGTCCGAGAGAGGGCTGCTGCTCAGCAGGGTGGCTTTCTGCGAGACGCGaccgggggacgggggggttaTCAACCCAAGAAAGGACAGCAGACTGCTGAGACGTTGGTGGCGCACTCACCCCCTTCAGAGTGGTGTAAACCGGAGCAGTCATGTTCTTATAGACGAAGGACGTGTACATCACAAAGGCGGGATAGGACGACTGGAGGGAGGAGtctgcacacacgcacggatCACAGTTCAGAGAGTTCAGTGGCGTTTGTGCGTTGTCTCTTCTCATTCGTCTTACCTTTGCTGGTGGGGTCCGTGCAGGACGTCTCCGACAGACGGATTCCTGACTTAGCCACGGCATAGATGCGACTCTCCTGTGGGagaaatgaagaggaaaacCACCCGTTGAATTGTCCCACAAAATGCATTACACCTATAGGGAGGTAGGAAGTGAGTCTATGTGGTCCACCTACCATATAGACTCACTTCAAAACTCACAAGCTACGTGCCTCTTAGCAGCACAAAGTAGCCCACGTCACGGTGATCTGCTCCGTTCAGCGGACTGCTTCGTGATTTCTTACCCATGAGGGCAGCCGGTGTAGCGGGGGTGTAGGGGGCGCTGAGATGTCCCCGCTGACCTCCGGACCAGGTTCCGGTCGGCCACGTGAGGTCTGCAACGCTGGAAAGGCATGAGCGGCCCTTGAGCTTAGAGGAGGCATTTCCCTGCCCGTCTCCATGCCGACCCGCTGCTCCTGGTCCAGGTCCGTTTCCTGTGGGCGGAGCGGGCGCAGCATGCTGAGAGCGTTGCGCGTTCGCCCCTGCGCGGCCTCGGTGCTGGTCGGGGGCTGGCTCAGATGCCTCTTGGCCATGGCCGCATTGGTCAATCCGAAGCCCGCCGCTGTCCGCAGCCGGGGCTGTTTGGGCGAGGCCGGGTTATCCCTCGGGTCCCGGGGCGGGTTGGGTCGTTTCGGGGTGAGAGCCGGCGTGAGCATGGGGCTCGGGGTGCTGGCTTCGcccgacgaggacgaggacgagtcGAGTCGCTGGGACTTGAAACGTTTGTTGAGCTCCTCAGAGGTGAGGTCCTCCAGCCTGGCCCTGTgtgcctcctccttctcctcctcctccgcctcctccttacTCCCCCCAAGCGTCCCATCGGGCGACCCCGGCAGGCCGAAGCCGGGCCGCTCGGCCCGCTGCATGTCGTCGTCAAACAGAGAGCTGCTGTCGTCCGAAGCGGTCAGGTACGTCTCACTGCCGGGGCGGCTGGACTccgggccgccgccgcctcctcctcctcctcctcctcctccttctccattgGACGCGGCGCTGGAGAGCACGGAAGAGACGCCACGAGACTCGGGTCCGTGTGCGCTGCCATCAAGGCTTTCGGTTGCACTGTTGTCCTCCAGAGGTCCGGTAGAGTCCGGTGTCCGGACTCCCCCGTTTGTCCCAGACGAGGCTTTCTCTGTGGAAGCAAACATCGAAGCAGCAGGTGTTAAAgagctttttgttgttggaaTGCGTACCTTCAGCCACACAGCTTGCTGATTTACAATacagaaatgacaaaacatAGGGTAGTGGTGCTCTTTGCCCTCCTGTGGCCAAAATGAGtattttacaataaacaaaaagaagattaaaaaatcctgccaaaaaacattttcccacacagaaataatatcaaaagaaaaacatcacagacttaaaaaagaaaacaccaaaaCTATTTTTGCTCATTTGTCTTCCGTAAAAGTTCTCCaggaaataaaaactacaaatattTTTATAAGGAAATTAAACAATTGACTAAAAAGCTCTTAAGAGTCACTTTCCAACGTTCAGTTTGTCCCACAATAACCACCCAGAGTCAAAGCTGTGAATCCACGGCAACTTACCGCTTGTGTCTCTGCCCTCCGTGTCCTCCTGGGTGCTGAGGGTCCTCTGGCAGGGTGCCGGTCCCACGAGCACCTGCGGGCTCTTCCCCCTCACCTGGAAACAGCCAAACGTCAGGCTGCTGAGCCGCTTGGCCTCGCCTGGTCTGCACAGGGCGCCTCTTCCGCCCCCGCACTTCTGCTCGAGGGCTGCGGACGTAAGAGCTGTGCGTTATTATCATAATTGAGATTTCAAGCTACTTTGTGACGGATAAACCGGATTCGAAACTCACACTGCACATGTTTCTGCAACTCCCCAATCTGAGCCTCCTGCTGCTTGTTGGTTTCTCTCAACCCAGCGTTCTCCACCTCAAACTGAAGGAGAAacaggtttcaaaataaaagcccttttCTTGGACTCAGAGATTTTTCCAATGGACTGAGAAACTGGAGAACCCAACTCACTCTCTGAACAGTTTTGTTCAACTTGAAATCTAAACATAATCATTTAGTTTACCTCGGACAACTTCAGCATCACCCATTCCTTGATCTTAGCGGCTTTCTCCTCCACCGTTTTGGCGTCCTGATGTCGGATCTGTTTCTGGAGAATTAGAacattggaaatgttttttttgagtGCGAAGCCACACCTCCCTCTACGTTCTTTTGCACCTCGGCATCTGCCAGCTTTGAAGAAATTCCTCTCGTGCACGTGCCCCctacctgctcctccagctgctgctccagctgggcaatggcctcctccttctcctgcagcaccGTCTGCAGCTCCTGGCACCGCCGGAAAAGACGCACCTCCGAGTCTCCCGACTGGCTATCGGAGGccttcagcttctcctccatccactgcacctgaaaacacacacacacacacgccgttcTTACACACATCCCGGACACCGCACACACTGAAAGTGAACAGCGTGCTTGAGTTGGGATGCTGACCTGCTGGTGAGCGGTAAAGGCCCGTTTTTCGGCATCTATCACTTGCGTCTCCAATTGTTGAATCTGGGGAACAAAGAACAACTCTTTTAAAGTTAGATCCAATACCTTGGTACTACTAAAATATTCCTCCACTTTAGTTCTGGAGCCAAACACAACAGCACCACATAAAGCAGCAGGACTTTTGGCATTTCTGTCTAGGCGTCAAGTTCCCTGATGTATCAAAAATG containing:
- the plekhh2 gene encoding pleckstrin homology domain-containing family H member 2, which produces MAEGEEAMSQEDWKEKCVVLEALLMKFRVQIIKIRELTADKIQQLETQVIDAEKRAFTAHQQVQWMEEKLKASDSQSGDSEVRLFRRCQELQTVLQEKEEAIAQLEQQLEEQKQIRHQDAKTVEEKAAKIKEWVMLKLSEFEVENAGLRETNKQQEAQIGELQKHVQSLEQKCGGGRGALCRPGEAKRLSSLTFGCFQVRGKSPQVLVGPAPCQRTLSTQEDTEGRDTSEKASSGTNGGVRTPDSTGPLEDNSATESLDGSAHGPESRGVSSVLSSAASNGEGGGGGGGGGGGGPESSRPGSETYLTASDDSSSLFDDDMQRAERPGFGLPGSPDGTLGGSKEEAEEEEKEEAHRARLEDLTSEELNKRFKSQRLDSSSSSSGEASTPSPMLTPALTPKRPNPPRDPRDNPASPKQPRLRTAAGFGLTNAAMAKRHLSQPPTSTEAAQGRTRNALSMLRPLRPQETDLDQEQRVGMETGREMPPLSSRAAHAFPALQTSRGRPEPGPEVSGDISAPPTPPLHRLPSWESRIYAVAKSGIRLSETSCTDPTSKDSSLQSSYPAFVMYTSFVYKNMTAPVYTTLKGKATLLSSSPLSDESSSSEESSSSGEEDGSLCSSRASSSSRKDGSPRSLKRAVSMSSMTSESDYAIPPDAYSTDTECPEPEQKLPKTCSSASDNGRSEPMEKSGYLLKMVKTWKKTWKRRWFVLKDGELLYYNSPSDVIRKPQGQIEVNTTSSIARGDGKQVLQVMTGKRVYYLKADSPNLLEEWLRVLQSVLRVKAASPLFTQPDIRPGMKGLLVKVKHGYSKRVWCALIGKTLYYFRSQEDKFPLGQIKLWEARVEEVDRKRDSCDDLKACGRGLDTAHFILAVHLQEQGPTYLLIESRHEKESWLYHLSVAAGTAAVSKVGTEFEQLVGKLFQLDGEPNSQIWRHPMLCFSKEALLSPLTTLPSQALQTEAVKLFKTCQLFINVAIDAPAIDYHVSLAQSALQVCLAHPELQNEFFCQLIKQTQRRLPPDPPGPLQGWQFLALCVGLFLPQHPFLWLLQVHLKRQGDSRTEVGKYAIYCQRSLERTQQKGERQARPSRMEILSILLRNPYHHSLPFSVPVHFLNNTYQVVSFDASTTVDEFQCRLNQDTGIRKTGLSGFSVYTDDPTGRELEHCLQGGIKICDIISKWEQASKEQHTGKSENTRTLRLTYKSRLYFSLQVRGESERERLLLAYQTNEAIVAGHFPVNKELALEMAALLAQVEFGDFERPFSAPGPAQTKSNQTLKQVLDRFYPKHYRKTTSEEQLRQLLQRLSARWASLRGRSSSECVRIYLTVARKWPLFGAKLFEAKTITSSPQQGARVWLAVHEDGVSVLEHNSMKPLASHSYRNLMTFGGCKQDFMLVVGQNASKDKPTEKHLFATDASKIREITLLVSSYINSAHQQKAAAHHLSAPALMVVQPVSLKSKELRSQSPPPLGRRSKTPTLL